A window of Blastocatellia bacterium genomic DNA:
CACGATCCCCGCGCCGCTGCCGCCGATGTTGGCTTTGACGACGAGCGGGAATTGCAGGCCGCTGGCGGCGCGCGGCGCTTCCGTCGGGTGGCTGATGACCCGGGCTCGCGGATAGCCGAGGCCGAGCTGTTCGAGCAGCATCAACTGCATGGCTTTGCTGGTCTCGTAAGTGAATGCGGTATGGCCGTTGATGACGCGCGTGCCGAGGCGCTCGTAATAGGCCAGCAGGTTGCGCGTGTAGAAGACCGCGCCGCGCGCGCCGCGCAAGTAAGCCGACGGGCTCATGCGATTGAAGAAGAGCGCGTACGGCTTCTCTTTGAGCGACGGGTCGAATTGATGGCGGCGGGCATCGATGCGGACGTAATCTGTGCCGCGCCGGTCAAGCTCGGCAAACAGCGGAAGGAACCAGTTGGGATGCTCATGATAGATGGCTATCGGCAGCGGCGAATCACTCATCGGGTTGATCTCCTGAAAAACAAGAGGCCGCCCCGGTCGAGCGGCCCGTCTGTTAAGATTGCGGCGGCAGCCTGAGAACTTCGCTAAATCGAGCCGTGAATCATCGCTTCAAACGCCAATGATTGCGAAGAAAACCATAGCCCGCGGGGTGGTAAAAGTCAAACACCGCACATCCGACCGGCGGCCCGCGAAGCATCCGCCTTGAGCCTGGAGTGGTTTCCAATTGCGTTTGCCATGTAGCGCAAGGCGGTTAGCTTGCGCATCGCCTAGCGCAAGCTAACCGCCTTGCGCTACTCCCGATTGCAAACCGCTCTATTTGCCGGTGAGAATGGGGAAAGGATTGATGGGCGTGCCGCCGTTCCATTTGCCCGGCGCGGCGGGCTTCGAGATAGCGAAATGCAAATGGTAATTGCCGGCACCGGCGTTGCCCGTGTCGCCGACGTAAGCGATCACCTCGCCGCGCGTCAGCGTCTTGCCTTCGCTGATGTCGTCGGCGTAGCGCTGAAGGTGGGCGTAGTAGTAAACATACAACCCCGACGAATCCAGCTCGTACAGCGTGATGCCGCCCCGGTCGCTGCGAAACAGGCGGACGATCTTACCGTCAGCGGCGGCCAGCACAGGCGTGCCGCCCGCGGCCATAATGTCGAGCGCCTCGTGCGTGCGGCCTTCCGACCGGCCATCATAAAACGAGTCGCGCAGTTGCCCGGCGCCGATGCCTGAGACAGGAATCAACAACCCCCTGGCCCGCAACGCCGCGCCGTCCGCTTCATTGACCAATCCCGGCGCCGGCGTCGAAGCGGCAAAGTCTGTCGCCGGCAGCGTATCATTGGCGACAGCCGCCGGCTTCGCCAGACTGACCGCGGGCGCAGGCGCTGCCGGAGCGTTGCTGCCGGCCGTCACCGGCTCGATCTTCGGCGCAGGCGAGGCCGCGAGCGTGCGCCCCCGCGCATGCGAGCCGGCGCGTGTCGGCGCAAGGTTGAGCAGGACAATTGCGCCGAAGGTCACGCATAGTCCGGCAACCGTTAGCAATATCACCCGCCGTCTGGCTCTTGCATTGATTCGCACCTTAATTCCCCCTTGTCGTGTATTGAACCGAAACGCGCGGCGCGCGGCGACGCCGACACGCTCTATAATTAGAGCAAGTCGTACGCCATGACTCGCAAATTGGCCGCGTTGACACGCCTAGGCGGCTGGTGTAGCGTTGCA
This region includes:
- a CDS encoding M23 family metallopeptidase; translated protein: MTFGAIVLLNLAPTRAGSHARGRTLAASPAPKIEPVTAGSNAPAAPAPAVSLAKPAAVANDTLPATDFAASTPAPGLVNEADGAALRARGLLIPVSGIGAGQLRDSFYDGRSEGRTHEALDIMAAGGTPVLAAADGKIVRLFRSDRGGITLYELDSSGLYVYYYAHLQRYADDISEGKTLTRGEVIAYVGDTGNAGAGNYHLHFAISKPAAPGKWNGGTPINPFPILTGK